One window of Robiginitalea biformata HTCC2501 genomic DNA carries:
- a CDS encoding GMC family oxidoreductase — MQIIENSQVYDAIVVGSGAGGGMATKVLADAGLNVAVVEAGPFFDPADEQQRTQMKWPYESPRRGASTTRAFGDFDAAYGGWEIEGEPYTHKDNTEFHWFRSHMLGGRTNHWGRISLRFGPQDFKHKDIDGYGDNWPIGYEDVKPYYDRVDKLIGVFGTNEGLPNDPDGFFLPPPKPRLHELFYIRGARKTNVPVYPSRMSMLTKRINQERGVCFYCGQCSRACQVYADFSAGTCLIFPAQKSRGQVDLFVNCVVREVTTDENGRATGVSYINKEDRKEYKLKGKVVVLGASACSSARILLNSKSPQHPNGLGNSSDLVGKYLHDSTGASRAGFIPDLMNRSVSYNEDGVGGMHVYSPWWGDNSKLDFPRGYHIEIWGGMGMPSYGFGFNANEFNKFFGTKVGGYGDVLRSDVKKYYGAVVGLSGRGESIARKDNYCEIDPNVRDEWGIPVLRFHYKWSDLERNQARHMQDTFEEIIVNMGGEPLGDKPGKDSDYGLLAPGKIIHEVGTTRMGDDPKTSVTNRYQQLHDADNVFVVDAGPFVSQADKNCTWTILALSMRASEYIVNELKQQNI; from the coding sequence ATGCAAATTATTGAGAACTCCCAGGTGTACGACGCAATTGTCGTGGGCTCAGGAGCGGGGGGCGGCATGGCGACCAAGGTACTGGCCGATGCCGGCCTGAATGTGGCCGTCGTTGAAGCCGGCCCGTTTTTTGATCCGGCCGACGAACAGCAGCGGACCCAAATGAAATGGCCCTATGAAAGCCCGAGGCGCGGTGCCTCCACCACCCGGGCCTTTGGGGATTTTGACGCCGCCTATGGGGGTTGGGAGATCGAAGGGGAACCCTACACGCACAAAGACAATACGGAATTCCACTGGTTCCGCTCCCATATGCTGGGCGGGCGAACCAACCACTGGGGGCGCATTTCCCTCCGGTTTGGCCCGCAGGACTTTAAGCATAAGGACATCGACGGGTACGGCGACAACTGGCCCATCGGATACGAAGATGTAAAACCCTATTACGACCGGGTGGATAAACTGATCGGCGTCTTCGGGACGAATGAAGGCCTCCCGAACGATCCGGACGGGTTTTTCCTGCCGCCGCCAAAACCCAGGCTCCACGAGCTGTTTTATATCCGCGGGGCACGCAAGACCAATGTGCCCGTGTATCCGTCGCGCATGTCGATGCTCACCAAACGGATCAATCAGGAGCGAGGGGTTTGCTTTTACTGCGGACAGTGCAGCCGGGCCTGCCAGGTATACGCGGATTTTTCGGCGGGTACCTGCCTGATATTCCCGGCACAGAAAAGTCGGGGCCAGGTAGATTTATTTGTGAATTGCGTGGTCCGCGAGGTAACTACCGATGAGAATGGCCGGGCAACCGGGGTCTCCTATATCAATAAGGAAGACCGGAAGGAATACAAGCTGAAAGGAAAGGTAGTCGTCCTGGGGGCGTCGGCCTGCAGCAGTGCCCGGATTCTATTGAACTCGAAAAGCCCGCAACACCCGAACGGCCTGGGGAACAGCAGCGACCTGGTAGGTAAATACCTGCACGATTCCACAGGTGCCAGTCGGGCCGGGTTTATCCCGGACCTGATGAACCGCAGCGTTTCCTACAACGAGGACGGGGTAGGCGGCATGCATGTGTATTCTCCCTGGTGGGGCGACAATTCAAAACTCGATTTCCCCAGGGGGTACCACATAGAAATCTGGGGCGGGATGGGAATGCCCTCGTACGGCTTCGGTTTCAACGCCAATGAGTTCAACAAGTTTTTCGGGACGAAGGTAGGCGGCTATGGGGATGTACTCCGCAGCGACGTGAAAAAGTATTACGGGGCCGTAGTCGGCCTGAGCGGCCGGGGCGAGTCCATTGCCCGGAAGGACAATTACTGCGAGATCGACCCGAACGTCCGCGACGAATGGGGGATTCCGGTTTTGCGTTTCCACTACAAATGGTCGGACCTGGAGCGCAACCAGGCAAGGCACATGCAGGATACCTTCGAGGAGATCATCGTCAACATGGGCGGGGAACCCCTCGGGGACAAACCCGGGAAAGACAGCGATTACGGGTTGCTCGCACCCGGGAAAATCATCCACGAAGTGGGGACCACGCGGATGGGGGACGATCCCAAAACGTCCGTGACCAACCGCTACCAGCAACTCCACGATGCGGACAACGTATTTGTGGTGGATGCCGGTCCTTTTGTTTCCCAGGCGGACAAGAATTGCACCTGGACCATCCTGGCCCTCTCCATGCGGGCTTCGGAGTACATCGTAAATGAATTGAAACAACAAAATATCTGA